From one Desulfurobacterium thermolithotrophum DSM 11699 genomic stretch:
- the rplU gene encoding 50S ribosomal protein L21, translating into MYAVIKTGGKQYVVEPGQVLKVEKLNLPEGSSVEFEALMVRDDNGVKVGEEAKGVKVKATVVRHGKGKKIIVFKYKAKKHYQRKYGHRQHFTELQINEIVS; encoded by the coding sequence ATGTATGCTGTTATAAAAACAGGCGGGAAGCAGTATGTAGTTGAGCCTGGTCAGGTTTTAAAGGTTGAAAAACTCAACCTACCTGAGGGCTCTAGTGTTGAGTTCGAAGCACTCATGGTAAGGGATGACAACGGAGTAAAAGTTGGTGAAGAAGCAAAAGGTGTAAAAGTTAAGGCCACAGTTGTAAGACACGGTAAAGGTAAGAAGATAATTGTATTCAAGTACAAGGCCAAGAAACACTACCAAAGAAAGTACGGTCATCGTCAGCACTTTACAGAGCTCCAGATTAATGAAATCGTAAGCTAA
- the selD gene encoding selenide, water dikinase SelD, with translation MEKFKLTTTVRASGUGAKLSPVGLEKVLKNLNVPRDKNVLIGIETAEDAGVYKLTEDIALVQTADFITPVVDDPFVYGQIAVANALSDVYAMGGKPVTAINLVMFASCKVPMGYLSKILEGGADKLKEAEVSLIGGHTVDDLETKYGLAVTGIVHPEKIIKNSTAKPNDVLIYTKPLGIGVLTTAIKADIAKEEEVEEVSNVMTTLNKYASEAMVEVGVSACTDITGFGFLGHLYEMIKYSKVGAEIYTENLLFLKGAKEYTSMGLLPAATYENIDYVGDFVEFSESVDDDEKMLLYDPQTSGGLLIAVPEEKADELIDKLKEKGVKWIQKAGKIIDEEKIKVF, from the coding sequence ATGGAAAAGTTTAAACTAACAACAACTGTTAGAGCTTCTGGCTGAGGGGCAAAATTGAGCCCGGTCGGGCTTGAGAAAGTTTTAAAAAATCTCAATGTACCAAGGGATAAAAATGTTTTAATTGGAATAGAAACAGCAGAAGATGCCGGTGTTTATAAGTTAACAGAAGATATTGCTCTTGTTCAAACTGCAGATTTCATTACGCCGGTGGTAGATGACCCCTTTGTTTACGGTCAGATAGCCGTTGCCAATGCACTTTCAGATGTTTACGCAATGGGAGGAAAACCAGTAACTGCAATAAATCTTGTTATGTTCGCAAGTTGTAAGGTACCCATGGGATATTTATCAAAAATCCTTGAAGGTGGAGCAGATAAACTCAAGGAAGCTGAAGTTTCCCTAATTGGTGGACATACAGTCGATGATCTTGAGACAAAGTACGGTTTAGCAGTTACAGGAATCGTCCATCCAGAAAAAATCATCAAAAATTCAACTGCAAAACCTAATGATGTCCTTATCTACACAAAACCTCTTGGAATTGGTGTTCTTACAACTGCAATAAAGGCAGACATAGCAAAAGAAGAAGAGGTAGAAGAAGTATCAAATGTAATGACAACTCTTAACAAGTATGCCTCAGAAGCTATGGTAGAAGTTGGAGTAAGTGCTTGTACAGATATAACAGGTTTTGGATTCTTGGGACACTTATACGAAATGATAAAGTATAGTAAAGTTGGCGCTGAGATTTACACAGAAAACTTACTCTTTCTAAAAGGTGCAAAAGAGTATACCTCTATGGGACTTCTTCCAGCAGCTACTTATGAGAATATTGACTATGTAGGTGATTTTGTCGAATTTTCTGAATCTGTTGATGATGATGAGAAGATGCTCCTTTACGATCCTCAAACTTCCGGAGGACTTTTAATAGCAGTTCCAGAAGAAAAGGCAGATGAACTCATAGATAAACTTAAAGAAAAAGGAGTTAAATGGATCCAAAAAGCTGGTAAGATTATTGATGAAGAAAAAATAAAAGTTTTTTAA
- a CDS encoding nicotinamide mononucleotide transporter — translation MERTKFQKSLEITASITGIVALLITAVGFPQVGFPVALIASVLYATYGYLTKQYGIMVSSIIYGIVEIVGIIRWVFLGETG, via the coding sequence TTGGAAAGGACTAAATTTCAAAAGTCTCTTGAAATAACAGCTTCTATAACCGGTATTGTTGCTCTTTTGATTACTGCTGTTGGTTTCCCACAAGTTGGTTTTCCTGTTGCTCTGATAGCTTCTGTTCTTTATGCAACTTACGGATATTTAACAAAGCAGTATGGAATTATGGTGAGTTCTATAATCTATGGAATTGTTGAAATTGTAGGTATAATCAGATGGGTCTTTTTGGGGGAAACTGGATAA
- the rimO gene encoding 30S ribosomal protein S12 methylthiotransferase RimO, with product MKKIAVISLGCPKNLVDTENIVGLLKATGNVVFVDNLKDADIIIVNTCGFIQPAKEESIDEILNAIEEKKESPEKKVVVAGCLYQRYKEELKRELPEVDVFIGVDEIEKSVEKILNQKIAVQKPYLLREILTPPHIAYLKISEGCSNACTYCAIPLIRGKLKSRPIEEAVEEAKRLADKGVKELYVIAQDTTAYLYDKGEKEGLVKLLEKLEKIEGIDWIRLMYTYPSHISDSLIDFVANSEKVLKYFDVPFQHINNKVLASMGRKYTRKDAEVLIDKLRNRIPDITLRTTFIIGFPTEGEREFEELLSFIKDIEFDWAGFFKYSREEDTAAYKLGDIPDEVKESRLNLIEEVQYSIYEKKQMQLLGKEFDLIVDSPSEEMPGFVEARSYKNAYEIDGIVYLKGNFKPGEIVKAEITALASSVDLIGEPINI from the coding sequence GTGAAAAAGATTGCTGTAATTAGTCTTGGATGTCCTAAAAATTTGGTTGATACGGAAAATATTGTTGGACTTCTTAAGGCAACTGGTAACGTTGTTTTTGTTGATAATTTAAAAGACGCTGACATAATAATCGTAAATACTTGTGGTTTTATTCAACCAGCGAAGGAAGAATCAATAGACGAAATTCTTAATGCAATTGAGGAAAAAAAGGAAAGTCCTGAGAAAAAAGTTGTAGTCGCAGGCTGTTTATATCAAAGATACAAAGAGGAACTAAAAAGGGAGCTCCCTGAAGTTGATGTCTTCATCGGAGTTGACGAAATAGAGAAAAGCGTTGAAAAGATTCTAAACCAGAAGATTGCGGTCCAAAAACCTTATCTATTAAGGGAAATCCTTACTCCTCCTCACATTGCTTATCTGAAAATCTCAGAAGGTTGCTCCAATGCTTGCACCTACTGTGCAATTCCACTCATTAGAGGAAAACTTAAAAGCAGACCGATAGAAGAAGCCGTTGAAGAGGCTAAAAGGCTTGCAGATAAGGGAGTAAAGGAGCTCTACGTCATAGCTCAGGATACAACTGCTTACCTATACGATAAGGGAGAAAAAGAAGGACTTGTTAAATTACTTGAAAAGCTTGAAAAAATTGAAGGAATAGATTGGATAAGATTAATGTACACTTATCCTTCTCACATTTCTGATTCTCTCATTGATTTTGTGGCAAATTCAGAAAAAGTACTAAAGTACTTTGACGTTCCTTTTCAGCACATTAACAACAAAGTTTTGGCTTCTATGGGAAGGAAATACACAAGAAAAGATGCAGAAGTCTTAATTGATAAGTTAAGAAACAGAATACCTGACATTACGCTAAGAACCACCTTTATTATTGGATTTCCCACCGAAGGAGAAAGGGAATTTGAAGAGCTCTTATCCTTCATTAAGGATATTGAGTTTGACTGGGCAGGTTTTTTTAAGTATTCAAGAGAAGAAGATACAGCAGCCTATAAACTGGGAGACATTCCTGATGAGGTAAAAGAATCAAGACTTAACTTAATCGAAGAAGTTCAGTATTCAATTTATGAAAAGAAGCAAATGCAGTTACTAGGAAAAGAATTTGATTTAATTGTTGATTCACCTTCAGAAGAAATGCCCGGATTTGTTGAAGCAAGAAGCTACAAAAATGCTTACGAGATAGATGGAATAGTTTACCTAAAAGGTAATTTCAAACCTGGAGAAATTGTTAAAGCAGAAATTACAGCCTTAGCAAGTAGTGTTGACCTAATTGGGGAACCAATAAATATTTGA
- the rseP gene encoding RIP metalloprotease RseP, translated as MQTLLYFIIALGVLIFVHELGHFLAARFFKVKVETFSIGFGPKLFKFNCLDTEFTISLIPLGGYVKMSGENPDEPAKNPYDFYAKPPWQRIIIALAGPIMNLVLAIAFFAFTFSIGRYVPTYQLEMAKVGTVLSEKIPLKPGDVIISAGGEPVKNWKDFTQIVALNPNKDLLLKVKRNGEVLDLKVHTGVEEKNGIGTLDVVPAIKPIIGKVVSGSPAEKAGLKPGDIILSINGKDIVSWEQVVKIIGKSDGKPLKILVLRKDKRVVVSVTPQFNDKFKRYTIGIVPKMDMTFVKYPFIEAIKKGVEEFKAETSLFFAFLYKLITGQASMKSLGGPIMIAEVAGKAAEAGMSNFLYFMGFISLQLGYFNLLPLPVLDGGLILMFLIEMIRRRPLSMEFRERFQQVGFAILAFLMIIVFYNDIMRLLN; from the coding sequence ATGCAAACACTTCTTTACTTCATTATAGCTTTGGGAGTTCTTATTTTTGTTCATGAGCTCGGTCATTTTCTTGCAGCAAGATTTTTCAAAGTTAAAGTAGAAACTTTTTCTATTGGTTTTGGACCTAAACTTTTTAAGTTTAACTGCTTGGATACAGAGTTCACAATTAGTCTTATTCCTCTTGGCGGATACGTAAAAATGTCAGGAGAAAATCCAGACGAACCTGCAAAAAATCCTTATGACTTTTATGCTAAACCTCCATGGCAGAGAATAATTATTGCACTTGCTGGACCTATAATGAATCTTGTTCTTGCAATTGCTTTTTTTGCTTTTACGTTTTCTATAGGCCGTTACGTTCCTACATATCAACTTGAAATGGCAAAGGTTGGGACAGTTCTTTCAGAAAAAATTCCTCTAAAACCTGGGGATGTAATAATCTCTGCTGGCGGAGAACCTGTAAAAAACTGGAAAGACTTTACACAGATTGTAGCTCTTAATCCAAATAAAGATTTACTTCTTAAAGTAAAAAGAAATGGAGAAGTTTTGGATTTAAAAGTTCATACAGGAGTTGAGGAGAAAAATGGGATTGGTACTCTTGATGTTGTTCCTGCTATAAAGCCAATAATTGGAAAGGTTGTTTCCGGTTCACCTGCTGAAAAAGCAGGACTTAAGCCGGGAGATATAATTCTTTCAATTAACGGAAAAGACATAGTGAGCTGGGAACAAGTTGTAAAAATAATTGGTAAAAGTGATGGAAAACCTTTGAAAATTTTGGTTCTTAGAAAAGATAAAAGGGTTGTAGTTTCTGTTACTCCTCAGTTTAACGACAAATTTAAACGTTATACCATTGGTATTGTTCCAAAAATGGACATGACATTTGTTAAATATCCTTTTATAGAGGCAATAAAGAAAGGAGTTGAAGAATTTAAAGCAGAAACTTCCCTTTTCTTTGCATTTCTCTATAAGCTAATAACAGGACAGGCTTCTATGAAGAGTCTTGGTGGTCCTATAATGATTGCTGAAGTTGCAGGAAAGGCAGCAGAAGCTGGTATGTCAAATTTCCTCTATTTTATGGGTTTTATAAGTCTTCAGCTTGGTTATTTTAACCTTCTTCCTCTTCCAGTTCTTGATGGTGGACTTATCTTGATGTTTCTTATAGAAATGATAAGGAGAAGACCTCTTTCAATGGAATTTAGGGAAAGATTTCAACAGGTTGGATTTGCAATCCTTGCGTTTCTTATGATTATTGTTTTCTACAACGATATAATGAGATTGTTAAATTAA
- a CDS encoding 4Fe-4S dicluster domain-containing protein, with the protein MSRRRFFKLLADSVARAAAEFTYEVSKPNKEFIRPPGSLDEDTFVSLCDKCGKCVEACQTGVLDKVKGMNPIVLDTPFMNFENNFCEMCYSCINVCPSGALKKENLQKFKYVARLDKSKCVAFQSVFCQTCYWSCPQMDKAITLIDFTHPEFHEKHCLGCGRCIHACPTTPKSIKLVKVKVDEGS; encoded by the coding sequence ATGAGCAGAAGAAGATTTTTTAAACTACTTGCTGATTCTGTTGCAAGGGCTGCTGCCGAATTTACATATGAGGTATCTAAGCCTAACAAAGAATTTATAAGACCGCCTGGAAGTCTTGATGAGGATACTTTTGTTTCACTCTGTGATAAGTGTGGAAAATGTGTTGAAGCCTGTCAAACAGGAGTTCTTGATAAAGTGAAAGGGATGAATCCAATAGTTCTTGATACTCCTTTTATGAATTTTGAAAATAACTTTTGCGAAATGTGTTATTCCTGTATTAATGTCTGTCCTTCAGGAGCATTGAAGAAAGAAAATCTCCAAAAGTTTAAATATGTAGCACGACTAGATAAGAGTAAGTGTGTTGCATTTCAAAGTGTATTTTGTCAAACTTGTTATTGGTCGTGTCCTCAAATGGATAAAGCTATAACTCTAATAGACTTTACACATCCAGAGTTTCATGAAAAACATTGTCTTGGTTGTGGTAGATGTATTCATGCATGTCCGACAACTCCAAAATCTATAAAACTGGTTAAAGTAAAGGTAGATGAAGGTAGTTAA
- a CDS encoding homocysteine biosynthesis protein, producing MKQQFKVNKTYEEINEKIRKGEAVVVTAEEMIEIVEELGVVKAAEEVDVVTTGTFGAMCSSGAFLNVGHTKPRMKMEEIYLNGVPAYGGIAAVDLYIGATALPENDPRNEVYPGKFEYGGAHVIEELIAGEDIELEAYAYGTDCYPRREIKKLINIKTINEAILCSPRNAYQNYNVAVNKSSRTIYTYMGTLKPNFGNATYSSAGQLSPLLNDPFFETIGIGTRIFLGGGVGYVAFHGTQHAPFGVKRNKKGQPTGGSGTLMVVGDMKQMSTDFIKAASILGYGVSMFVGIGIPIPILNERIAYYTSVKDDEIFAPVIDYSVDYPSGNAKPIKYVSYGELRKGFIEIDGKKVPSSPLSSYYKAREIANILKEWIKNGEFELSKPAETLPAPEPDVKIEYDERKE from the coding sequence ATGAAGCAACAGTTTAAGGTAAATAAAACTTATGAAGAGATAAACGAAAAAATTAGGAAAGGTGAGGCAGTAGTTGTTACTGCTGAAGAAATGATAGAGATAGTTGAAGAGCTCGGTGTGGTAAAAGCAGCAGAAGAAGTTGACGTAGTTACAACAGGTACTTTTGGCGCAATGTGTTCTTCTGGAGCATTTTTAAACGTTGGACACACAAAGCCTCGTATGAAAATGGAAGAAATTTACCTTAATGGAGTTCCTGCTTACGGAGGAATAGCAGCTGTTGACCTTTACATTGGAGCTACAGCACTTCCTGAAAATGATCCAAGAAACGAAGTTTATCCAGGAAAATTTGAATATGGTGGAGCTCACGTAATAGAGGAACTTATAGCCGGAGAAGACATCGAGCTTGAAGCTTATGCCTATGGAACAGACTGTTATCCAAGAAGAGAAATTAAGAAACTCATAAACATAAAAACAATAAATGAAGCAATTCTCTGCAGTCCAAGAAATGCCTACCAAAACTATAATGTTGCAGTTAACAAATCTTCAAGAACTATCTATACATATATGGGAACTCTTAAACCAAACTTTGGAAACGCTACTTATTCAAGCGCAGGTCAGCTAAGTCCTCTTTTAAATGATCCTTTTTTTGAAACAATAGGAATTGGAACAAGAATATTCCTTGGTGGTGGTGTAGGATATGTTGCATTTCACGGGACACAACATGCACCCTTTGGAGTAAAAAGAAATAAAAAAGGACAACCAACTGGCGGTTCAGGAACTTTAATGGTTGTTGGAGATATGAAGCAAATGTCCACAGATTTTATAAAGGCAGCTTCTATCTTAGGATATGGTGTTTCAATGTTTGTTGGAATAGGTATTCCTATTCCGATACTCAATGAGAGAATCGCTTACTATACATCTGTTAAAGATGACGAAATATTTGCTCCTGTTATAGATTATTCTGTTGATTATCCTTCAGGAAATGCAAAACCGATTAAGTATGTAAGCTACGGAGAACTCCGAAAAGGCTTTATTGAAATAGACGGAAAGAAAGTTCCTTCTTCACCACTTTCTTCTTACTATAAAGCAAGAGAAATAGCAAACATACTAAAAGAATGGATAAAGAATGGAGAGTTTGAGTTATCTAAACCAGCTGAAACTCTTCCAGCTCCTGAACCAGACGTTAAAATTGAATACGATGAAAGAAAGGAGTAA
- a CDS encoding YqaA family protein codes for MEILSLQYWQDFALKYGIYGLAFNAFIEAIFFPIPPDVLLITLCVADPQNAFLYAFIATLFSSFGGVGGYYLGYFGGKPLAFKLFGEDKVKKVHRLYESYEGLIVLLAGFTPIPYKVFTVTSGILFASLKKLIVFSIIGRGLRFFSEAALFYFYGAQVKHFVLHNLNILFTVVGVFLIIGFLVYRRYKKGRLP; via the coding sequence ATGGAAATTCTTTCTTTACAGTATTGGCAAGATTTTGCTTTAAAGTACGGGATTTATGGACTTGCGTTTAATGCTTTTATTGAAGCTATTTTCTTTCCTATACCTCCTGACGTTCTTTTAATTACGCTCTGCGTAGCAGATCCGCAGAATGCTTTTCTCTACGCTTTCATAGCTACTCTTTTTTCTTCTTTTGGAGGTGTTGGGGGCTATTATCTTGGGTATTTTGGTGGAAAACCTTTAGCTTTTAAGCTGTTTGGTGAGGATAAGGTTAAAAAAGTTCATAGACTCTATGAGTCATACGAAGGTTTAATTGTTCTTCTTGCTGGTTTTACTCCTATTCCTTATAAAGTTTTTACTGTGACTTCTGGAATTCTTTTTGCAAGCTTAAAGAAGTTAATAGTTTTTTCGATTATTGGAAGAGGTTTGAGATTTTTCTCAGAAGCAGCTCTTTTTTACTTTTATGGAGCTCAAGTAAAGCATTTTGTTCTTCACAATCTAAACATTCTTTTTACTGTAGTAGGTGTGTTCTTAATTATTGGATTTCTTGTTTATAGAAGATATAAAAAGGGTAGATTGCCATGA
- the surE gene encoding 5'/3'-nucleotidase SurE — MDKRLKILLSNDDGIRSEGLRILYEKLSEFADVIVVAPDREKSAVGRALTLHRPLRCEKVDENWYAVDGTPTSCVYIGVHAIMKGQKPDMIIGGINKGPNLGEDITYSGTVSVAMEGVLLGIPSIAFSLAAFKNFHWDSAGEWAKKIVLKAYEQGIPENCCLNVNIPNLPYKEIKGIKITRQGRKAYTEKLEARKDPWGRVYYWIGGEEPNWKTEPGTDYWAIKNGYISITPIHLDLTDYRALSLLQNYSW; from the coding sequence ATGGATAAGAGATTGAAAATTCTTCTTTCAAACGATGATGGTATAAGGTCAGAAGGGTTAAGAATTTTATACGAAAAGCTTTCTGAATTTGCAGATGTTATTGTTGTAGCTCCAGACAGAGAAAAAAGTGCTGTTGGAAGGGCTTTGACTCTACATAGACCTTTAAGATGTGAGAAAGTGGATGAAAACTGGTATGCTGTTGATGGAACTCCTACAAGCTGTGTTTATATAGGTGTTCATGCAATAATGAAAGGTCAAAAGCCTGATATGATTATCGGTGGAATTAATAAAGGACCTAATCTTGGAGAGGATATCACATATTCAGGAACTGTTTCAGTAGCAATGGAAGGAGTTTTGCTTGGAATTCCGTCTATAGCATTTTCGCTTGCTGCTTTTAAAAACTTTCACTGGGATTCTGCTGGAGAGTGGGCAAAGAAAATTGTTTTAAAGGCTTACGAACAAGGAATTCCTGAAAATTGCTGCCTTAACGTTAATATTCCAAATCTTCCATACAAGGAAATAAAGGGAATAAAAATTACAAGACAGGGTAGAAAGGCTTATACCGAAAAACTTGAAGCAAGAAAGGATCCTTGGGGAAGAGTTTATTACTGGATTGGCGGTGAAGAACCTAACTGGAAGACAGAACCTGGTACAGATTACTGGGCTATAAAAAATGGCTACATTTCTATAACACCAATTCATCTTGATCTTACAGATTATAGAGCTCTTTCTTTGCTTCAAAACTATAGTTGGTAG
- the holA gene encoding DNA polymerase III subunit delta, with the protein MKVVKVQDVLKQLKTGKLPFKKVLIHGEEAYLTEQFLKKVSEVIDIEKFYVDENIDSFFNFTGTSLFGKSPVPVVLNVERLNEVLRKKVDKERFLNTIKTFDEFILVSMEELDYKKLKSELFSAIQKFIDATVVSERYSEKAIYSLLKKKFDSAGKKITPEVLKLIVETVGTDLRELRNETDKLILYPDELTPESVKLLLFSSGKVNVFELIFPLLEGNRRKFLEQVEILLNCGGEPLSIIGLLQTQLRQIISLANGIQVKLPREVLQKYKAILQKKKLLELLFLLKTLHEKEFAVKRGEVSGEDALKSIVFSY; encoded by the coding sequence ATGAAGGTAGTTAAAGTACAAGATGTTTTAAAACAGTTAAAGACAGGGAAACTTCCTTTTAAAAAAGTTTTAATTCATGGAGAGGAAGCTTACCTTACTGAGCAGTTTTTAAAGAAAGTTTCTGAAGTAATAGATATCGAAAAGTTTTACGTTGATGAAAATATCGATAGTTTTTTCAACTTTACAGGGACTTCTCTTTTTGGAAAATCGCCGGTTCCAGTGGTTTTGAACGTAGAAAGACTAAACGAAGTTTTAAGAAAGAAAGTAGACAAGGAAAGGTTTTTAAATACTATTAAAACTTTTGATGAGTTTATTCTTGTTTCTATGGAAGAACTTGACTATAAGAAGCTTAAAAGTGAGTTATTTTCGGCAATCCAAAAATTTATTGATGCTACTGTTGTTTCTGAAAGGTATTCAGAAAAAGCAATCTATTCACTGCTTAAGAAGAAGTTTGATTCTGCTGGGAAAAAAATAACTCCAGAAGTTTTAAAACTTATAGTTGAGACTGTTGGGACAGATTTAAGGGAACTTCGAAACGAAACAGATAAACTAATTTTGTATCCGGACGAACTTACTCCCGAATCTGTAAAGCTTCTCCTCTTTTCAAGTGGTAAAGTAAATGTCTTTGAACTGATTTTTCCTCTGCTTGAGGGAAATAGGAGAAAATTCTTAGAACAAGTAGAGATTCTTCTTAATTGTGGTGGAGAGCCTTTATCCATTATAGGACTTTTACAAACTCAGCTAAGACAAATCATAAGTTTAGCAAATGGAATTCAGGTAAAACTTCCAAGAGAAGTTTTACAAAAATATAAAGCTATTTTGCAAAAGAAAAAACTTTTAGAGCTCCTTTTCCTTTTAAAAACACTTCACGAAAAAGAATTTGCTGTAAAAAGAGGAGAAGTTTCTGGAGAGGATGCTCTTAAGTCAATTGTATTTTCCTATTAA
- the thrB gene encoding homoserine kinase produces MKFKVSVPASTSNLGPGFDALGLALTLYNEFIIEPSDFYSVEIEGEGANELPKDEKNLFLRAYRSTMEYLGLNQPIKVKLINRIPLGRGLGSSATAIVGGILAAEKISGKELSLPEVIDVAFKFEPHPDNVLPAYTGGFVVAATNGDLSYVKLDFPEELKVIIVVPELFLSTEESRSVLPNSYTKEDVIFNIQRVALFLGALQKKDFGLLKEAVKDRIHQPYRCDLIPSFWEILSEGYKAGAYAVYLSGAGSCIGALADKNFDEIGKAMCNVFDALGIESKYIVLDVDKEGARIEKV; encoded by the coding sequence ATGAAATTCAAAGTTTCTGTTCCAGCTTCAACCAGTAACCTTGGTCCCGGATTTGATGCTCTTGGACTAGCACTAACTCTTTACAATGAATTTATCATTGAACCTTCAGACTTTTATTCTGTGGAAATAGAAGGAGAAGGTGCTAACGAACTTCCAAAAGATGAGAAAAACCTCTTTCTAAGAGCTTATAGAAGTACAATGGAATATTTAGGACTAAACCAGCCAATAAAGGTAAAGCTTATAAATAGAATTCCTTTAGGGAGAGGACTTGGAAGTTCTGCAACAGCAATAGTTGGTGGAATTCTTGCAGCTGAAAAAATATCTGGAAAAGAGCTCTCACTTCCAGAAGTTATTGACGTTGCCTTTAAGTTTGAACCCCACCCAGATAACGTTCTACCAGCTTATACTGGAGGATTTGTTGTAGCAGCAACGAATGGAGATCTTTCCTATGTAAAACTTGACTTCCCAGAAGAATTAAAAGTTATCATTGTCGTTCCTGAGTTATTCCTATCAACTGAAGAATCAAGATCAGTTCTTCCAAATAGCTATACTAAAGAAGATGTAATCTTTAACATCCAAAGAGTTGCTCTTTTCTTAGGAGCTCTTCAGAAAAAAGATTTTGGACTTCTTAAAGAGGCCGTAAAGGATAGAATTCATCAGCCGTATCGTTGCGACCTTATACCGTCTTTTTGGGAAATACTATCAGAAGGATATAAGGCTGGTGCTTACGCAGTTTACCTTTCTGGAGCTGGAAGTTGCATAGGAGCTTTAGCAGATAAAAACTTTGATGAAATAGGAAAGGCTATGTGTAACGTATTTGACGCTTTGGGAATTGAATCTAAATATATTGTTTTGGATGTTGATAAAGAAGGAGCAAGAATAGAAAAAGTTTAA